In the Haemorhous mexicanus isolate bHaeMex1 chromosome 16, bHaeMex1.pri, whole genome shotgun sequence genome, gatggagctggagcagcgcacAAGCTCCTCCCGCACTCGGAGCACTCGCAGGGCTTCCCTCACCGGTGCCTGCGTTGGTGTCGGGTCAAGgtagagctgctggagaagctcttcccacactcctcaCACTCATAGGGCCTCTCCCCTGTGTGGATGCGCTGGTGGTTGATGAGGGTGGAGTTGTGCTTGAATCCCTTCCCGCAGTCAGGGCactggaagggcctctcctctctgtgaatTGGATagtgcaggaggagatgggagctgaTCCGAAACCTCTTCCTGCATTTATCACACTcatagggcctctccccagtgtggatctttTGGTGGCGCGTCAGGGTGGAATGATGGCTGAAGCTTTCCCCACACTCCacacactcgtagggcctctccccagtgtgggtcctctgATGCAGGATCAGGGTGGAGCtccggctgaagctcttcccacattccccacactcatgaggcctctccccagtgtggatgcgtcGGTGCATGACAAGATGGGCATTCTGCCTGAAGCCCTGCCCGCagtcggggcagcggaagggcctctcctctgtgtgagtgTGCTGGTGCAGGAGGAGATTGGAGCTGGTCAGAAACCTCTTCCTGCACTgatcacactcgtagggccgttccccagtgtgggtc is a window encoding:
- the LOC132334638 gene encoding zinc finger protein 239-like codes for the protein MESREDKSPCQNLVEEAVLSSSTVQEPNGEEKHRRSRTRRGCKRRWRGSEGERASLGREGGQRWSQSSELVLHEQLHGGEKPNTCGECGKSFRWRSNLILHQRTHTGERPYECGECGKSFSQSSHLINHQRTHTGERPYECGECGKSFRRSSHLINHQRTHTGERPYECGECGKSFRRSSHLIRHQRTHTGERPYECDQCRKRFLTSSNLLLHQHTHTEERPFRCPDCGQGFRQNAHLVMHRRIHTGERPHECGECGKSFSRSSTLILHQRTHTGERPYECVECGESFSHHSTLTRHQKIHTGERPYECDKCRKRFRISSHLLLHYPIHREERPFQCPDCGKGFKHNSTLINHQRIHTGERPYECEECGKSFSSSSTLTRHQRRHR